Proteins encoded within one genomic window of Methanosarcina barkeri str. Wiesmoor:
- a CDS encoding YkgJ family cysteine cluster protein encodes MEASSTGNKPESGKTSYQRLLIAGLKKEIEMARRLDPEKLASEIQKIGFFCQHCGKCCRRAFGDNRVAVIPSEIEKIREYTDLSKLEVAGPFVTEGPIQDGAEESKEECPETSFKASEENEESFSPDLLESLKDCIDCEGKIHAFGWILRRKMNGDCIFLERDTYKCRIYQVRPMLCSTYPFYIEGLRLHTCECEGLGSPISIEDSRKMAENLLFRYILELEDTLGLYENFVDFRRGKKGLELAIKSQENGTFTCIVHDSRGSTEISC; translated from the coding sequence ATGGAAGCTTCCAGCACAGGCAATAAGCCGGAGTCCGGAAAAACAAGTTATCAGCGCCTTCTTATTGCCGGTCTCAAGAAAGAAATAGAAATGGCTCGCAGACTTGACCCCGAAAAGCTTGCATCTGAAATCCAGAAAATCGGTTTTTTCTGCCAGCACTGTGGAAAATGCTGCAGGCGGGCTTTCGGGGATAACAGGGTAGCGGTGATTCCTTCCGAAATTGAAAAAATCCGGGAATATACAGACCTCTCAAAACTGGAGGTTGCAGGACCGTTTGTGACTGAGGGCCCTATCCAGGATGGGGCAGAGGAATCAAAAGAAGAATGTCCAGAAACTTCATTCAAGGCATCGGAGGAAAACGAGGAGTCTTTTTCTCCTGACCTTCTTGAATCTCTTAAGGATTGTATCGACTGTGAGGGTAAGATTCATGCCTTTGGATGGATTCTCAGGCGGAAGATGAACGGAGACTGTATCTTTCTTGAAAGAGATACGTACAAATGCCGGATCTATCAAGTGCGCCCTATGCTCTGTAGCACTTATCCTTTTTATATAGAAGGGCTGAGATTACATACCTGTGAATGTGAAGGTCTTGGGTCCCCTATCTCTATAGAAGACAGCCGAAAAATGGCAGAGAATCTTCTCTTTAGATATATTTTGGAACTTGAGGACACGCTTGGCCTGTATGAAAATTTTGTGGATTTCAGAAGAGGGAAAAAGGGCCTTGAACTTGCAATAAAGAGCCAGGAAAATGGCACATTTACCTGTATAGTTCACGACAGCAGAGGAAGCACCGAAATTAGTTGTTAA
- a CDS encoding CxxC-x17-CxxC domain-containing protein, whose translation MAFNDRNMFRGNSNFGAPREMYKATCSDCGVETEVPFKPDPERPVYCRECLPNHRKPRESRRY comes from the coding sequence ATGGCTTTTAACGACAGAAATATGTTCAGAGGAAATTCTAATTTCGGCGCTCCTAGAGAAATGTACAAGGCAACCTGTTCTGATTGTGGTGTTGAAACCGAAGTGCCTTTCAAACCTGACCCAGAAAGACCCGTTTACTGCAGAGAGTGTCTTCCTAACCACAGGAAACCCAGAGAAAGCCGCAGATACTAA
- a CDS encoding cobyrinate a,c-diamide synthase, protein MTKGILIAGTHSGVGKTTVSVGIMAALKQRQLKVQPYKVGPDYIDTSHHTAICRRPSRNLDTYIMGIDGVRQTVARTSADADIMVVEGVMGLFDGVDSTEIASSAQVAKILDLPVILVIDVNGMSRSTAALLKGYSEFDPDVKVSGVILNQVGSPRHAELVKNSLPDEIPVVGEIPRRKDIEVPSRHLGLYMAHENDYNTEEMAAFIEENVDLDAILELAEPCSVPEISDVKEQKADVRIGIAMDPAFCFYYQDMFDAFMCQGAEVEFFSPMAGEMPDVDGIYLGGGYPELYAEALENSKTTRKLKDLAADGLPIYAECGGLLYLCRTYEVNGRVYKMADVVPGNTHMTNQLNALDYTEAHPLDRNFCSHNIKGHEFHFSITECDRDARFEYKMLRGKGIQDGFDGLIEHNTLAGYMHSHPATFPAGKFVQKCREYNRR, encoded by the coding sequence ATGACTAAGGGAATACTTATTGCAGGAACACATAGCGGAGTTGGAAAAACTACAGTTTCGGTGGGCATCATGGCTGCCCTTAAGCAAAGGCAGTTAAAAGTCCAGCCTTATAAAGTAGGGCCTGACTACATTGATACTTCCCATCATACTGCAATCTGCAGGCGCCCTTCAAGAAATCTGGACACATATATAATGGGTATAGATGGAGTCAGGCAGACTGTAGCCAGAACATCTGCAGATGCGGATATCATGGTAGTAGAAGGTGTAATGGGACTTTTTGATGGAGTCGATTCTACGGAAATTGCAAGCTCAGCACAGGTTGCAAAAATTCTTGACTTACCGGTGATTCTGGTAATAGATGTCAATGGCATGTCCAGAAGTACCGCTGCTCTCCTTAAAGGGTACTCGGAGTTCGATCCTGACGTAAAGGTTTCAGGCGTAATCCTGAATCAGGTTGGAAGTCCACGCCACGCGGAACTTGTAAAAAATTCACTTCCGGATGAAATCCCTGTTGTAGGCGAGATTCCACGAAGGAAAGATATTGAAGTTCCTTCCAGGCATCTTGGTCTGTATATGGCTCACGAAAATGATTATAATACAGAAGAAATGGCTGCGTTTATTGAGGAAAACGTTGACCTTGATGCAATTCTTGAACTTGCCGAACCCTGTTCAGTTCCGGAAATTTCTGACGTGAAGGAGCAGAAGGCAGATGTCAGGATAGGAATCGCAATGGATCCTGCATTCTGTTTTTATTACCAGGATATGTTCGATGCCTTCATGTGTCAGGGAGCTGAAGTCGAATTTTTTAGCCCGATGGCAGGAGAAATGCCGGATGTAGATGGAATATATCTTGGAGGCGGATATCCTGAACTTTATGCGGAAGCCCTTGAAAATTCAAAGACTACACGCAAGCTTAAAGACCTTGCAGCTGATGGTCTGCCCATATATGCAGAATGCGGCGGTCTGCTCTACCTCTGCAGAACCTATGAAGTAAATGGCAGAGTCTATAAAATGGCAGATGTCGTGCCTGGAAATACACATATGACAAATCAGCTTAACGCTCTTGACTATACCGAAGCCCACCCTCTAGATAGAAATTTTTGTTCTCATAACATAAAAGGTCATGAGTTCCATTTTTCGATTACAGAATGTGACCGTGATGCAAGATTTGAATACAAAATGCTCCGAGGAAAAGGTATACAGGACGGTTTTGACGGGCTTATTGAGCACAATACTCTTGCAGGGTATATGCACTCTCATCCTGCAACTTTCCCGGCAGGAAAATTCGTACAGAAGTGCAGAGAGTATAACAGAAGATAA
- the hisE gene encoding phosphoribosyl-ATP diphosphatase yields MPDADLSILNRVYEIILDRKQNYDERSYVCKLLNHRKGMNKILEKVGEESIETILAVRNENHEEIVSESSDLIFHLLVMLAANNVTLDEIAAELSARHESMKRD; encoded by the coding sequence ATGCCGGATGCTGACCTATCAATCTTAAACAGGGTATATGAGATCATACTGGATCGAAAACAGAACTATGACGAGCGCTCATATGTCTGCAAGCTTTTGAACCATCGTAAAGGTATGAACAAGATTCTTGAAAAAGTAGGTGAGGAGTCAATTGAAACAATCCTTGCAGTCAGGAATGAAAACCATGAAGAAATCGTTTCTGAAAGTTCAGACCTTATTTTCCATCTTCTGGTAATGCTTGCGGCAAATAATGTTACCCTTGATGAAATCGCAGCCGAGCTCAGTGCCCGACATGAAAGCATGAAAAGGGATTGA
- a CDS encoding NosD domain-containing protein produces MTKIRTFRKVCLFAIFLFLVPISETSAAENVYVSPGESIQEAVDNVLPGDTIFVKPGEYNESIQINQDNLTIISYSKNPYNTVITGTDKESNVFKVVASNVTISGFSISDSKCGIYLNVAQNCIINNNIISGNNIGICLSKSENNTLSNNIVSSNVDCGIKLFTSSGNTIYNNFFNNTNNARDDKLNTWNRTSGNCWSAYTGQDVDADGIGDTAYVVNRLTKSMDHRPLINFIPELPVMPEAIFTSNVTVGYAPLTVEFTDVSENASSLLWNLGNLGISNSSDFLHTFVNEGNYTVILNVTNENGSDSTNVTIHVLKAPDPSDPIFPEVKFGANGTVGYVPLTIQFFDFSENADSLSWGFGDGKMSCCPEPKHTFCCPGNYTVSLTAKNDNGSSSACVVIRVLKANHSSTENTVSPEDAACIVNPKNTEDSGSSLRNESNGAEKLLNRKSLESIENFALSFTGTQMLAEVGPSVEYEILRLADTVKTLRENSVSRSEIRNISIRAMFFGFLGIALGLSAFRRSRK; encoded by the coding sequence ATGACAAAAATTCGAACTTTCAGAAAGGTCTGCTTATTTGCAATTTTTCTGTTTCTGGTTCCTATTTCAGAAACCAGTGCAGCAGAAAATGTTTATGTATCTCCAGGAGAATCGATTCAGGAAGCAGTAGATAATGTCCTCCCGGGTGATACTATTTTTGTGAAGCCTGGAGAATATAATGAAAGCATTCAAATCAATCAGGATAACCTGACAATAATCTCGTATTCAAAAAATCCTTACAATACGGTTATTACCGGAACGGATAAAGAGAGCAATGTATTCAAGGTAGTTGCCAGCAACGTGACAATCAGCGGTTTCTCAATATCCGACAGTAAATGTGGAATTTACTTGAATGTTGCTCAAAACTGTATCATAAATAACAACATTATATCGGGGAACAATATTGGGATCTGTCTGTCTAAGTCCGAAAATAACACCCTGAGCAATAATATCGTATCTTCAAACGTCGATTGTGGTATCAAGTTGTTTACTTCTTCAGGCAACACGATATACAATAATTTCTTTAATAATACAAATAATGCCAGGGACGATAAGCTCAATACCTGGAACCGGACCTCAGGCAACTGCTGGAGTGCTTATACAGGTCAGGATGTGGATGCAGACGGTATCGGCGACACTGCATATGTCGTAAACCGCCTCACAAAGAGTATGGACCACAGGCCGTTAATAAACTTCATTCCGGAACTTCCCGTAATGCCAGAAGCAATTTTTACTTCCAATGTGACAGTTGGATACGCACCTCTTACGGTTGAGTTTACAGATGTCTCAGAAAATGCCAGCTCGCTGTTGTGGAACCTTGGAAACCTGGGTATCTCAAACTCTTCAGACTTTTTGCATACTTTTGTCAATGAGGGTAATTATACGGTTATCCTGAATGTCACGAACGAGAACGGCAGCGATTCTACTAATGTGACCATACATGTTTTGAAAGCTCCGGACCCTTCTGACCCCATATTTCCTGAGGTTAAGTTTGGTGCAAATGGGACAGTCGGGTACGTTCCGCTTACCATCCAGTTTTTTGATTTTTCTGAAAATGCAGATTCACTGTCCTGGGGCTTTGGGGATGGGAAGATGTCTTGTTGCCCGGAACCAAAACATACTTTCTGCTGTCCAGGAAACTATACAGTTTCCCTTACGGCAAAAAATGATAATGGCAGTTCTTCAGCCTGCGTTGTCATTCGAGTCCTGAAGGCAAACCATTCCTCGACCGAAAATACTGTTAGTCCGGAAGATGCCGCATGCATTGTTAATCCGAAAAATACCGAAGATTCAGGCTCAAGCCTCAGAAACGAGAGTAACGGTGCCGAGAAACTTCTGAACCGGAAAAGTCTTGAGTCTATTGAGAACTTCGCCCTGTCCTTTACTGGAACCCAGATGCTTGCAGAAGTGGGACCATCAGTAGAGTACGAGATCCTCAGGCTTGCTGACACTGTTAAAACTCTTAGAGAAAATTCAGTGTCCAGAAGTGAGATAAGAAATATTTCTATACGTGCGATGTTTTTTGGATTCCTTGGAATAGCTCTGGGACTTTCCGCATTTAGAAGAAGCAGAAAATAA
- a CDS encoding NOG1 family protein has protein sequence MIFEKIHTVPTSEELINKAFKRSARAMSGKTIDSRESRLRANESMLLTAANILTDNLANIVRRFPSFEQLPRFYYELTDILVGVEKLKMSLASVDWASRKIHEISRSYVGKIRNSDLPEPIRKEAFGRLASIIKSINKDLLFLNEARNILRKLPDVQDEPTIVIAGYPNVGKSSFVSKITGANPEIAPYPFTTKGVTIGHFMRDSMRYQVMDTPGLLDRPMSERNDIERQAITAIHYLDAVVMFMIDPSESCGYEIEAQKHLLVEIRENFKLPLLVVANKADRSEFKKLDEVEFNISTVTGEGIEDVMNRLMQMIEEKRLSSSSAGLDTEPAI, from the coding sequence ATGATCTTCGAGAAAATTCACACCGTTCCCACTTCCGAGGAATTAATCAATAAAGCCTTTAAGCGGTCAGCTCGAGCTATGTCCGGGAAAACTATAGATAGCAGAGAAAGCCGATTAAGGGCCAATGAGTCTATGTTACTGACAGCTGCAAATATTTTGACTGATAATCTTGCAAATATCGTCAGGAGATTCCCAAGTTTCGAACAATTACCCAGATTTTATTATGAACTCACAGATATCCTTGTAGGCGTAGAAAAACTCAAGATGTCCCTTGCATCCGTGGACTGGGCCAGCAGAAAAATCCATGAGATTTCAAGAAGCTATGTTGGGAAAATTAGAAATTCGGATCTCCCTGAGCCTATCCGGAAAGAAGCATTTGGAAGGCTTGCTTCGATCATCAAGTCAATTAACAAGGATCTTCTTTTCCTGAACGAAGCCAGAAACATCTTGCGGAAACTTCCTGATGTGCAGGATGAGCCTACAATTGTAATTGCTGGCTATCCGAATGTAGGAAAGTCCAGTTTTGTCTCAAAAATTACAGGTGCAAACCCTGAAATCGCTCCATATCCATTTACAACAAAAGGCGTAACAATCGGGCATTTCATGCGGGACAGTATGCGTTACCAAGTTATGGATACTCCGGGACTTCTTGACCGCCCGATGTCTGAGAGAAATGATATAGAAAGGCAGGCAATCACCGCAATTCATTACCTTGATGCGGTTGTGATGTTTATGATTGATCCAAGTGAAAGCTGTGGATACGAAATCGAAGCACAGAAACACCTGCTTGTGGAAATTCGAGAGAATTTCAAACTTCCTCTGCTTGTAGTCGCAAACAAGGCTGACAGGTCCGAGTTCAAGAAGCTGGATGAAGTAGAATTTAATATTTCCACAGTTACCGGAGAAGGAATTGAAGACGTAATGAACAGGCTCATGCAAATGATAGAAGAAAAACGCCTTTCCTCTTCTTCCGCAGGGCTGGACACTGAACCTGCAATATGA
- a CDS encoding 3-isopropylmalate dehydratase large subunit — protein sequence MSGNESCPMTVSEKIFSKASGSPVKAGDFVLANIDLAMTHDITGPLAVKGFYEIMKDKEEKKVWDPTKIVIVFDHQVPADSINATANHIMLRKFAEEQGILNYDVYEGVCHQVLPEKGHVLPGDLIVGSDSHTCAYGALGAFSTGIGSTDMAAVFATGKLWFKVPETFRFEVEGNLPERVYSKDLILHLIGDVGVEGARYMAAEFGGSTIHSLSIPERMTMSNMAIEMGGKAGIIEADEVTANYLKERIMYYEFDPYWKSDEDAKYVGIRHYDVSDLEPQVACPHHVDNVKPVTEVEGTKLDQIFVGSCTNGRFEDIKIMADIMGDEPVAKGVRLLVVPASRTEYLKLLKAGYIEKLMNAGAIVESPCCGPCMGGSFGLLGAGEVGLATSNRNFKGREGSPESFVYLSSPATAGASALTGEITDPRKV from the coding sequence ATGTCTGGTAATGAAAGTTGTCCGATGACTGTTTCGGAAAAGATCTTTTCGAAAGCCTCCGGAAGTCCCGTAAAAGCCGGGGATTTCGTACTGGCAAATATAGACCTAGCAATGACTCACGACATTACAGGTCCGCTAGCAGTCAAAGGCTTCTATGAGATTATGAAGGACAAAGAAGAGAAGAAAGTATGGGATCCAACGAAAATAGTGATCGTATTTGATCATCAGGTTCCTGCGGACTCCATTAACGCCACCGCAAATCATATTATGCTCCGAAAATTTGCTGAAGAACAGGGCATTTTAAATTATGATGTATACGAAGGAGTTTGCCATCAGGTTCTTCCCGAGAAAGGACATGTCCTGCCAGGAGACCTTATTGTTGGCTCGGATTCGCATACATGTGCGTATGGTGCACTTGGTGCGTTTTCTACAGGTATAGGGTCTACTGATATGGCAGCTGTTTTTGCCACTGGCAAACTCTGGTTCAAGGTACCAGAAACTTTCCGCTTTGAGGTGGAAGGTAACCTGCCAGAACGTGTTTACTCCAAAGACCTTATCCTCCACCTGATAGGTGACGTAGGAGTAGAAGGGGCCAGGTATATGGCAGCTGAATTTGGAGGCTCAACAATTCACTCTCTCTCGATCCCCGAACGCATGACTATGTCCAATATGGCAATCGAGATGGGCGGAAAGGCAGGAATCATCGAAGCCGATGAAGTGACTGCAAACTACCTCAAAGAGCGGATTATGTATTACGAATTCGATCCTTATTGGAAATCCGATGAAGATGCAAAATATGTGGGAATCAGGCACTACGACGTATCTGACCTGGAGCCCCAGGTAGCATGCCCTCACCACGTGGATAACGTAAAACCCGTAACCGAGGTAGAGGGTACAAAACTTGACCAGATCTTTGTGGGTTCCTGCACGAACGGCAGATTCGAAGATATTAAAATCATGGCTGATATTATGGGCGATGAGCCAGTAGCCAAGGGTGTTCGCCTGCTTGTAGTTCCTGCTTCAAGAACTGAGTACCTGAAACTCTTGAAAGCCGGGTATATAGAAAAGCTCATGAATGCAGGCGCAATCGTAGAATCCCCGTGCTGCGGACCATGTATGGGTGGCTCTTTCGGCTTGCTTGGTGCAGGAGAAGTGGGCCTTGCAACCTCAAATCGTAACTTCAAAGGCAGAGAAGGCAGTCCCGAATCTTTTGTATATCTGTCTTCCCCTGCAACTGCAGGAGCATCAGCCCTTACAGGAGAAATCACTGATCCAAGGAAAGTTTGA
- a CDS encoding helix-turn-helix domain-containing protein: MQEKIKEIADRVRELRELSDFTVKDMAEYLQVSNETYGKYEDGTADIPASMLFEIAHKLRVDMATLLTGEEPRMNIFTVTRDGKGVNVERRKQYKYQNLAEKFIHKKAEFFVVTVEPKPHGEKPETNSHPGQEFNYVLEGSLKVYIHNNEIILNKGDSIYFDSTYEHAMEALEGKPAKFLAVIL, encoded by the coding sequence ATGCAGGAAAAAATAAAAGAAATTGCAGATCGAGTACGTGAACTGCGTGAACTCTCGGATTTCACGGTCAAAGACATGGCAGAATATTTGCAGGTGTCCAATGAGACTTATGGAAAATACGAAGATGGAACTGCGGATATCCCGGCAAGTATGCTTTTTGAAATTGCACACAAGCTGCGTGTAGACATGGCTACTCTCCTTACAGGAGAAGAGCCGCGCATGAATATATTTACAGTTACAAGGGATGGAAAAGGAGTCAATGTTGAGAGGAGAAAGCAGTACAAGTACCAGAACCTGGCTGAAAAATTCATTCATAAAAAGGCTGAATTTTTTGTAGTTACAGTTGAACCCAAACCACATGGGGAAAAACCTGAGACAAATTCTCACCCAGGTCAGGAATTTAACTATGTGCTTGAAGGAAGCCTGAAGGTCTATATTCACAATAATGAAATTATTCTGAATAAAGGAGACTCAATTTATTTTGACTCCACTTACGAACACGCTATGGAAGCCCTGGAAGGAAAGCCGGCCAAGTTCCTGGCAGTTATACTGTAA
- a CDS encoding AMP-binding protein: protein MTSLLNQFVSKTDFESYEDFETNFKILVPENFNFAYDIVDVYARDFPEKIAMIWCDDHGEERIFTFKDLKYYTDKTANFFAKHGIGKGDYVMLTLKSRYEFWYCIIALHKLGAIAVPATHMLKTRDIVYRIKKAGLKMIVCISENGVPEQIDEAHSECGNVPLKKAVVGENVREGWIDFRKELEEASPDFERPSGEAATKNSDISLAYFSSGTASFPKMVEHDFTYPLGHILTAKYWQNVEDDGLHYTVADSGWGKCVWGKLYGQWIAGCAVFVYDYDRFEAKNMLEKATKYGVTTFCAPPTIYRFLIKEDLSKYNFSTVKYAVVAGEPLNPEVFNRFLEFTGIKLMEGFGQTESVVTIATYPWMEPKPGSIGKPSPGFKIELMDRDGRLCEVGEEGEIVINTKEGKPVGLFVHYGKDPEKTKKAWHDGYYHTGDMAWKDEDGYLWFVGRADDIIKTSGYKVGPFEVESALIQHPAVLECAITGAPDPIRGQVIKATVVLTKGYTPGEELKKELQKHVKSVTAPYKYPRIIEFVDELPKTISGKIRRVEIRDKDQSELQ, encoded by the coding sequence ATGACTTCTTTACTCAACCAGTTTGTTTCTAAAACCGACTTTGAATCTTATGAGGATTTTGAGACAAATTTCAAAATCCTTGTTCCTGAAAACTTCAACTTTGCCTATGATATAGTCGATGTCTATGCAAGAGATTTCCCTGAGAAGATCGCAATGATCTGGTGTGACGATCATGGGGAAGAGAGAATCTTTACGTTCAAAGACCTGAAGTACTACACTGACAAAACTGCAAATTTCTTTGCAAAGCATGGTATCGGTAAAGGCGACTATGTAATGCTCACTTTAAAGAGCCGGTACGAGTTCTGGTACTGTATCATTGCACTGCATAAATTGGGAGCCATTGCTGTACCCGCAACCCATATGCTCAAGACACGAGATATTGTATACCGGATTAAAAAAGCAGGACTGAAGATGATCGTCTGCATCTCGGAAAATGGAGTTCCAGAACAGATAGACGAAGCACACTCCGAATGCGGAAATGTCCCGCTCAAGAAAGCAGTAGTTGGAGAAAATGTCCGGGAAGGCTGGATTGATTTCAGGAAAGAACTCGAAGAAGCTTCCCCTGATTTTGAACGGCCTTCGGGCGAAGCTGCTACGAAAAATAGTGATATTTCTCTCGCTTATTTCTCTTCAGGAACAGCTAGCTTCCCAAAAATGGTGGAACATGACTTTACTTATCCCCTTGGGCATATCCTCACTGCAAAGTACTGGCAGAACGTGGAAGATGACGGGCTGCATTATACGGTTGCAGACAGCGGATGGGGGAAATGCGTATGGGGAAAACTCTATGGGCAGTGGATAGCCGGTTGTGCGGTCTTTGTCTATGATTATGATCGGTTTGAAGCCAAAAATATGCTGGAAAAAGCCACGAAATACGGGGTTACAACCTTCTGCGCCCCGCCAACCATCTACCGTTTTCTGATCAAGGAAGATCTCTCAAAGTACAATTTCAGTACCGTGAAATATGCAGTCGTTGCAGGCGAACCTCTTAATCCTGAGGTATTCAACAGGTTCCTTGAATTTACAGGAATAAAGCTTATGGAAGGGTTCGGACAGACTGAATCCGTTGTAACTATCGCAACGTACCCCTGGATGGAACCGAAACCAGGATCTATTGGGAAACCATCTCCGGGCTTTAAAATTGAACTGATGGACAGAGACGGCAGACTTTGTGAGGTAGGGGAAGAAGGAGAAATCGTAATCAACACAAAGGAAGGCAAGCCTGTCGGACTCTTCGTACACTACGGGAAAGATCCTGAGAAAACTAAGAAAGCATGGCACGATGGTTATTATCATACCGGAGATATGGCCTGGAAAGACGAAGACGGCTATCTGTGGTTTGTCGGAAGAGCTGATGATATCATAAAAACCTCGGGATATAAAGTCGGGCCTTTTGAAGTGGAAAGTGCTCTTATCCAACACCCTGCAGTACTCGAATGCGCAATTACAGGTGCACCTGATCCTATAAGAGGACAGGTTATCAAGGCAACCGTTGTGCTCACAAAAGGATATACGCCTGGAGAAGAACTTAAAAAAGAGCTTCAGAAACACGTAAAAAGTGTCACCGCTCCCTACAAGTATCCGCGCATAATCGAATTTGTGGACGAGCTTCCAAAGACCATTAGCGGAAAAATTCGCAGGGTCGAGATCCGTGATAAAGATCAAAGCGAACTACAGTGA
- a CDS encoding amino acid-binding protein — protein sequence MWQTLLKKFEKYPAQAKVLKLLFERGFQVNEEGKVTSGSIEIAHTQLAKEAGVDRRVVDATTKTIISDELLSRIFRNVHSIPFLRDVAPSLGLGVIIIIPEDAADVGILAEVASLISGSKVSIRQAVSDDPYLTDNPRLTIITDKKVPGELVDKILELPSVKGVSIY from the coding sequence ATGTGGCAGACATTACTCAAAAAGTTTGAAAAATATCCTGCGCAGGCAAAAGTGCTTAAATTGCTCTTTGAACGTGGGTTTCAGGTGAATGAAGAAGGAAAGGTCACCTCTGGAAGTATTGAGATAGCACATACACAGCTTGCAAAAGAAGCGGGTGTTGACCGACGAGTAGTCGACGCAACTACAAAGACCATTATTTCAGACGAGCTCCTAAGCAGAATTTTTAGAAATGTTCATTCTATCCCCTTCCTCAGAGACGTAGCTCCTTCTCTTGGCCTGGGAGTAATCATTATTATCCCGGAAGATGCTGCTGACGTGGGCATCCTTGCGGAGGTTGCAAGCCTGATTTCAGGAAGCAAAGTAAGCATCCGCCAGGCTGTCTCGGATGACCCCTACCTAACTGATAATCCAAGACTTACAATCATTACAGACAAGAAAGTGCCCGGAGAACTCGTGGACAAAATTCTTGAACTGCCCTCAGTCAAAGGAGTAAGTATTTATTGA
- a CDS encoding CBS domain-containing protein, with protein sequence MELTPIQKDIIIALINLQRQKDRAIKGEEIAEVIKRNPGTIRNQMQLLKALGLVEGVPGPKGGYKPTGAAYDALRIQQLKNESVVPLYRNNALVNGATAADISFTTVRSPDACSGVVRVIGNTKDFIMDDKLQVGPTPVNRLIIRGEVTGRDDTNNSILFNITEMISLPKKHVKHYMKYPPLLVNLNASIQEATRLFIRNNVHGAPVDDKGKIIGIVTYTDIAHAIAQGKPNVKVKDIMTKELITVDGDMQLYDVVKLFHKYNVGRLIVTINGVPKGTLSKTDVLNELAVY encoded by the coding sequence ATGGAACTTACTCCGATTCAAAAAGACATTATTATTGCATTAATCAACCTTCAGCGGCAAAAGGACCGGGCAATCAAGGGAGAAGAAATAGCCGAGGTAATCAAGCGTAATCCTGGAACTATCCGCAATCAGATGCAGTTATTAAAGGCTCTTGGGCTTGTAGAGGGAGTGCCTGGGCCAAAAGGAGGCTATAAGCCCACAGGAGCAGCATATGATGCATTAAGAATCCAACAACTGAAAAATGAGTCTGTAGTTCCCCTTTACAGAAATAATGCGTTAGTTAATGGAGCTACAGCTGCCGATATTAGTTTTACCACGGTCAGGAGTCCTGATGCCTGTAGCGGAGTCGTCCGTGTAATTGGAAACACAAAAGATTTCATAATGGACGATAAGCTTCAGGTAGGCCCCACACCTGTAAACCGCCTGATAATCCGTGGAGAAGTCACCGGAAGGGATGACACTAATAATTCAATTCTGTTCAATATTACGGAAATGATTTCACTCCCTAAAAAACATGTCAAACATTATATGAAGTATCCTCCTTTGCTTGTAAATCTCAATGCGAGTATCCAGGAAGCAACGAGGCTTTTTATCCGGAATAACGTTCATGGAGCTCCTGTAGACGATAAAGGAAAAATCATAGGAATCGTTACCTACACCGATATTGCCCATGCTATTGCTCAGGGAAAACCAAACGTAAAAGTTAAAGATATCATGACAAAAGAACTTATCACGGTTGATGGGGATATGCAGCTCTATGACGTTGTAAAATTATTCCATAAATATAACGTAGGCAGGCTCATCGTAACCATTAATGGCGTGCCCAAAGGCACACTGTCAAAAACCGATGTCCTGAATGAACTGGCAGTGTATTAA
- the eif1A gene encoding translation initiation factor eIF-1A, whose protein sequence is MRKRRSGSRKPANSGNTPEVSRVRIPRKDKNEVLATVTSLLGSKRVTLQCMDGVVRMGRIPGSKHKKMWIREGDIVIANPWEIQDSKADVTWKYTRPQVEWLERKGYIK, encoded by the coding sequence ATTAGAAAAAGAAGATCAGGATCCAGAAAACCAGCAAACTCAGGAAATACACCTGAAGTCTCTAGGGTACGAATTCCCCGCAAGGATAAAAACGAAGTCCTGGCAACGGTTACGAGTTTACTCGGCTCGAAAAGGGTAACACTTCAGTGTATGGACGGAGTTGTCCGAATGGGTAGGATCCCGGGATCTAAACATAAAAAAATGTGGATTCGTGAAGGCGATATTGTTATCGCTAATCCATGGGAAATACAGGATTCCAAAGCCGACGTTACCTGGAAATATACAAGGCCACAGGTCGAATGGCTTGAAAGGAAAGGCTACATTAAGTAA